The genomic segment CCGAGCGCGAACAGGCTCCCATCGAAACCACCGAGCAGCTTGCAGCGATTTGTGTTCGCGCCGTGCCCACGCGCGAACCCGGAAAGGATCCGGCCACGCGAACCTTCCAGGCCATCCGTATCCATATTAATCATGAACTCGACGAGCTCGAGTCGGCGTTGCCGCAGGCGGTGGAGGTGCTGCGGGAGGGCGGAAGACTCGCGGTCATCAGTTTTCATTCGCTCGAAGACCGGATCGTGAAGAGGTTTATGCAGAAAGAGGCGCGCGGCGACGAGTTTCCTCCCGACCTTCCGATTCCACAATCGGAGCTGAAACCACGTTTGCGGATCGTCGGCAAACCGGTGAGGGCCGGTACCGAGGAGGTGCAGCGCAATCCGCGGGCCCGCAGTGCGGTTCTTCGCGTCGCCGAACGAATCGGAGTCCGGCCATGAACCGGCGCGTTGTCATTCTCGCCGCCTGCCTGACCGTGACCGCCATCACCGTCATCGAATTGCGCCACCGAAGCCGGGATCAGTTCGCCGAGCTTCAGCAGCTGCTTGCCCAAAGGGATGCGCTCAACACGGAATGGGGACGTCTATTGCTGGAGGAGGGGGCCTGGTCCCAGCATCGACGGGTCGAGGCCATCGCGCGCACGCGTCTGGGGATGACCACGCCGGATTCGAAGCAGGCAGTGGTCCTGGATCTGCGTGCCGGTGGAGACAAGCCATGAGCGGGGCAATGAGTATGTCGTCGCGGTTCCGGGCCTGGCTGGTGTTGCTTGCCCTCGCACTGTCAATGGGTGGTCTTGTCACACGCGCTGCGTGGCTACAGATCTTCCACGCCGACTATCTACAGCGGCAGGGCAACTCGCGTTACCTGCGTGTGGTCAAGGACGTACAGCCCCGGGGAATGATTCTGGACCGCAACGGCGAACCCCTGGCGGTCAGCACCCCGGTGGATTCCATCTGGGCCCAGCCCGAGATACTGGCGCAGGCGCGGACCCATTGGCCGGCGCTGGCGCGCAAGCTTCACATGAGTACGCGGGAGCTCGCGCGGGCGGTTCGCCGTTACAAAGGCAAAGAGTTCATGTATCTCCGGCGCCAGGTGGCCCCGGAATTCGCCGACGCCGTTCTTGCATTGGATGTCCCCGGCGTTTCCGTGGTGCACGAATACCGCCGCTACTATCCTGCCGGCGCAGCGGCGGGTCACATACTCGGTTTCACCAACGTTGACGATCATGGCCAGGAAGGACTGGAGCTTGCCTTCGATAAATGGTTGTCGGGCACGCCCGGACTCAAGCGGGTGCTGAAGGACCGCTATGGAAAGATCGTGGAACCGGTGGAAAGCATTTCGCTTCCCAGGCGCGGCAAGGATCTGCGCATCAGTATTGATCGCCGCATCCAGTATCTTGCCTACCGCGAACTCAAGCATGCCGTGGAACTGCACAACGCGCGGGGCGGTACCGCCGTAGTCATGGATGCCCGTACGGGTGAGATCCTGGCCATGGTGAGCCAGCCCGGGTTCAATCCGAACAACCGGACCGATCTGCACGGACGGCTGGTACGCAACCGTTCGGTCACCGATGTATTCGAACCGGGTTCCACGCTGAAGCCGTTTACCATCACCACGGCCCTGGAGACGGGCGAGTACAAGCCCGGCACGCTGATCAATACTTCGCCCGGTCGCCTGCGCATCGGCGCCAATACCATCACTGATGTCGACAACTTCGGATGGTTGACGGTGACCCGGGTCATCGAGAAGTCCAGCAACGTGGGCGCGGCCAAGATCGCGTTGGATATTGGCAAGCAGCCCTTGTGGAACATGCTGGTGCGTCTCGGTTTCGGAAAGGAAACGGGAAGTGGTCTGCCCGGTGAGGTGAGTGGATTGCTGCGACCGCCAAGGGAATGGGCCCGGGTAGATAATGCCACGCTCGCCTTTGGCTACGGCATTTCCGTGACCACATTGCAACTCGCCCGCGCGTACTGTGTCCTGGCAAACGGTGGATACCTGCTCACCCCTTCCATCTTGCCGACGGATGCGCCGCTCAATCGGCGATACGTCGTAGACACGTCCCTGACGCACAAGGTGCGTGCGATGCTGGAGAAGGCGGTTAGCGTAAAGGGCACCGGACACAGGGCGGACATTCCTTATTACCATATCGCCGGCAAGACCGGGACCGTGAACAAGCTGGTGGATGGGCAGTATGCCGAGCGCCGGCACATGGCGCTGTTCGCCGGATTCGCCCCGGCCACCAATCCGCGCCTGGTCATGGTGGTCACGGTGGACGAGCCAGTACGCAACGGCTACTTCGGTGGCCAGGTCGCAGCGCCGGTGTTTCATAGCGTGATCTCCGGTGCCCTACGTCTGCTGAATATCGCACCGGACGATGCGCCGCATATCCGGCCCCAGCTTGTGCAAAGCCGGGACGGGAGGGCGACATGAACGCGGGCGAT from the Acidiferrobacteraceae bacterium genome contains:
- the ftsL gene encoding cell division protein FtsL, with amino-acid sequence MNRRVVILAACLTVTAITVIELRHRSRDQFAELQQLLAQRDALNTEWGRLLLEEGAWSQHRRVEAIARTRLGMTTPDSKQAVVLDLRAGGDKP
- a CDS encoding penicillin-binding protein 2, with the translated sequence MSGAMSMSSRFRAWLVLLALALSMGGLVTRAAWLQIFHADYLQRQGNSRYLRVVKDVQPRGMILDRNGEPLAVSTPVDSIWAQPEILAQARTHWPALARKLHMSTRELARAVRRYKGKEFMYLRRQVAPEFADAVLALDVPGVSVVHEYRRYYPAGAAAGHILGFTNVDDHGQEGLELAFDKWLSGTPGLKRVLKDRYGKIVEPVESISLPRRGKDLRISIDRRIQYLAYRELKHAVELHNARGGTAVVMDARTGEILAMVSQPGFNPNNRTDLHGRLVRNRSVTDVFEPGSTLKPFTITTALETGEYKPGTLINTSPGRLRIGANTITDVDNFGWLTVTRVIEKSSNVGAAKIALDIGKQPLWNMLVRLGFGKETGSGLPGEVSGLLRPPREWARVDNATLAFGYGISVTTLQLARAYCVLANGGYLLTPSILPTDAPLNRRYVVDTSLTHKVRAMLEKAVSVKGTGHRADIPYYHIAGKTGTVNKLVDGQYAERRHMALFAGFAPATNPRLVMVVTVDEPVRNGYFGGQVAAPVFHSVISGALRLLNIAPDDAPHIRPQLVQSRDGRAT